In the Candidatus Eisenbacteria bacterium genome, one interval contains:
- a CDS encoding GerMN domain-containing protein, giving the protein MKLTRTHVIAIAAVVVVGAGVWAWFALGPGRSPKLAPERLTPLASELEGIRGVYLYFGSAGSDDLVSEYRDVVVKDRPEDQVRAIYRELVTGPSEPNEALLPDGAELINAYYTSRGTLYLNWNRALLSGFRGGSGRERQLISSIVLTAADNLPDVTQVSLLVEGGPIETIGGHFEIQTPLTVAEWR; this is encoded by the coding sequence ATGAAGCTCACGCGTACGCACGTGATCGCCATCGCCGCGGTGGTGGTCGTGGGCGCCGGCGTCTGGGCCTGGTTCGCGCTCGGCCCGGGCCGCTCGCCCAAGCTCGCGCCGGAGCGGCTCACGCCTCTGGCGTCGGAGCTCGAGGGAATCCGCGGGGTCTACCTCTACTTCGGCAGCGCCGGATCGGACGATCTCGTTTCCGAGTACCGCGACGTGGTGGTGAAGGATCGGCCCGAGGATCAGGTGCGCGCGATCTACCGCGAGCTGGTCACCGGCCCGTCCGAGCCCAACGAGGCGCTCCTCCCGGATGGCGCGGAGCTGATCAACGCCTACTACACGTCGCGCGGCACCCTGTACCTGAACTGGAATCGCGCGCTGCTCTCGGGCTTCCGGGGAGGGAGCGGGCGCGAGCGCCAGCTCATCTCCTCGATCGTGCTCACGGCGGCGGACAACCTTCCGGACGTGACGCAGGTCTCGCTCCTCGTCGAGGGAGGCCCGATCGAGACGATCGGCGGGCACTTCGAGATCCAGACCCCCCTCACGGTGGCGGAGTGGCGGTGA
- the murI gene encoding glutamate racemase — translation MLGVFDSGIGGLTVVRHLRRLLPGWRIVYFGDTARVPYGTKSDATVRRFGSEAVKFLTRFDVFQVVVACNTVSAVALRPLQREFRDLPITGVIDPGAEAAVRATRNGRIGVIGTRATIASGAYDAAIAAAARPSGVRARVFSQACPLLVPLAEEGLENSRAAHEVLRVYLAPLQRKKIDTLILGCTHYPPFRRALRKVLGPKVQLVDSGEATAKRLARAAKAGGTAGSASARDGWLHCYVSDIPRQFEAIGRRFLGRSMGKVALVPQDDLPWFERTPTQGGF, via the coding sequence GTGCTCGGCGTCTTCGACTCCGGGATCGGCGGGCTCACGGTCGTGCGCCACCTGAGGCGCCTCCTGCCGGGCTGGCGCATCGTCTACTTCGGGGACACGGCCCGCGTTCCCTACGGAACCAAGTCCGACGCGACGGTGCGGCGGTTCGGGAGCGAGGCCGTGAAGTTCCTCACGCGCTTCGACGTGTTCCAGGTCGTGGTGGCGTGCAACACGGTCTCGGCCGTGGCGCTACGGCCGCTCCAGCGCGAGTTCCGCGATCTGCCCATCACCGGCGTGATCGATCCCGGCGCCGAGGCGGCGGTGCGCGCGACGAGGAACGGCAGGATCGGAGTCATCGGTACGCGCGCGACGATCGCGAGCGGAGCCTACGACGCGGCCATCGCGGCCGCGGCCCGGCCCTCCGGCGTTCGGGCGCGCGTCTTCTCGCAGGCGTGCCCCCTCCTCGTGCCTCTCGCCGAGGAGGGGCTCGAGAACTCCAGGGCCGCTCACGAGGTGCTCCGCGTCTACCTGGCGCCGCTCCAGAGGAAGAAGATCGACACGCTGATCCTCGGCTGCACGCACTATCCGCCGTTCCGCCGCGCGCTCCGGAAGGTCCTGGGCCCGAAGGTCCAGCTCGTCGACTCGGGCGAGGCCACCGCGAAGCGGCTCGCCCGCGCCGCGAAGGCCGGCGGCACGGCCGGCAGCGCGTCCGCGCGCGACGGATGGCTCCACTGCTACGTCTCGGACATACCGCGACAGTTCGAAGCCATCGGCCGCCGGTTCCTCGGCCGTTCCATGGGCAAGGTGGCGCTCGTGCCCCAGGACGACCTGCCGTGGTTCGAGCGCACCCCGACGCAAGGAGGTTTCTAG
- the rph gene encoding ribonuclease PH, whose protein sequence is MPRTAAKRRGDGRRSSELRPVTIRRGYLKNAEGSALIEMGGTRVLCAATVEERVPPFLRNTGRGWVTAEYSMLPRSSHERITREVTRGHVGGRTHEIQRLIGRSLRAVTRLEALGERQITIDCDVIEADGGTRTASITGSFVALVDAIRWLRKRVELPGEPLQDFVAAVSVGIHGGAPVLDLCYEEDSKAEVDMNLVMTGEGKLVEVQGTAEGAPFSEREMARMMDLGRAGIQKLVAHQKKALGLRDLRSAWS, encoded by the coding sequence GTGCCACGCACCGCAGCCAAGCGCCGCGGCGACGGACGCCGGTCGAGCGAGCTTCGCCCGGTCACGATCCGCCGCGGGTATCTGAAGAACGCCGAGGGATCGGCCCTGATCGAGATGGGCGGAACCCGCGTCCTCTGCGCCGCGACGGTCGAGGAGCGGGTCCCGCCCTTCCTCCGCAACACGGGACGCGGATGGGTCACCGCCGAGTACAGCATGCTCCCGCGATCCTCGCACGAGCGCATCACGCGCGAGGTGACGCGCGGGCACGTCGGCGGACGCACGCACGAGATCCAGCGCCTGATCGGGCGGTCCCTCCGAGCCGTGACCCGGCTCGAGGCGCTCGGCGAGCGGCAGATCACGATCGACTGCGATGTGATCGAAGCGGACGGCGGAACGCGCACGGCGTCGATCACGGGATCGTTCGTCGCGCTGGTGGACGCGATCCGGTGGCTCCGGAAGCGGGTCGAGCTTCCCGGCGAGCCGCTCCAGGACTTCGTGGCCGCGGTCTCCGTGGGGATCCACGGAGGCGCCCCAGTGCTGGATCTCTGCTACGAGGAGGATTCCAAGGCCGAGGTGGACATGAATCTCGTGATGACCGGGGAGGGAAAGCTCGTGGAGGTGCAGGGGACGGCCGAGGGCGCTCCGTTCAGCGAGCGTGAAATGGCGCGGATGATGGATCTGGGGAGAGCCGGGATCCAGAAGCTGGTCGCGCATCAGAAGAAGGCGCTCGGGCTCCGGGATCTGAGGTCCGCATGGTCGTGA
- the rdgB gene encoding RdgB/HAM1 family non-canonical purine NTP pyrophosphatase, whose product MVVSLVRAVDLLVLATRNEGKAVELSRLLSGAVSRVETLAAYPQVKLPPEHGGSYREIAVAKALAVYEAVGLPALGDDSGIEVDALDGKPGLHSARFAGEKATDEENNALLLERLARIPPERRTARFRCALALVRAVDDVIEVEGVCEGRILDAPRGTQGFGYDPLFLPDGETRTFAELSPSRKDSLSHRGRAAAVLSRVLRAG is encoded by the coding sequence ATGGTCGTGAGCCTCGTGCGCGCCGTGGACCTCCTCGTGCTCGCGACCCGGAACGAGGGAAAGGCGGTCGAGCTGTCCCGGCTTCTCAGCGGCGCGGTCAGCCGCGTCGAGACGCTCGCGGCGTACCCCCAGGTGAAGCTGCCACCGGAGCACGGCGGCTCGTACCGCGAGATCGCCGTCGCCAAGGCGCTCGCCGTGTACGAGGCGGTGGGGCTGCCCGCGCTCGGAGACGATTCCGGGATCGAGGTCGACGCCTTGGACGGGAAGCCGGGCCTCCACTCCGCGCGGTTCGCGGGCGAGAAGGCGACCGACGAGGAGAACAACGCGCTCCTCCTCGAGCGCCTCGCGCGCATCCCCCCGGAACGCCGCACGGCCCGGTTCCGCTGCGCCCTCGCGCTCGTGCGCGCCGTGGACGACGTGATCGAGGTGGAAGGGGTGTGCGAGGGGCGCATCCTGGACGCGCCGCGCGGCACGCAGGGTTTTGGATACGATCCTCTGTTCCTCCCGGACGGTGAGACCCGCACCTTCGCCGAGCTCTCCCCGTCCCGCAAGGATTCACTCAGCCACCGGGGACGCGCCGCGGCGGTGTTGAGCCGGGTGCTTCGAGCCGGATAG
- a CDS encoding DUF481 domain-containing protein: protein MKRTPRHRSFLALMSALALALAAPLASAQDAPPPEEKPTKITADLAYIMTDGNTETTSITGGEKITHKLTKWAFLQEARAVWGETDGVETAGRYDATLRGDYLFSERLSLFAMGVWRRNVFAGIRRQFEEGVGLSWHAVMGKPHVLDFEVGGGLLQRQNTIGPDDDFATGRAAFLYQFYFTEKAYFEARSAYLLGLEDSDDSQLEARFALLAPLGGSFSVKLGYDLFYRAEPSPGLEDLDTTLSAGLQFVR, encoded by the coding sequence ATGAAACGAACTCCCAGGCATCGCTCGTTCCTTGCCCTCATGTCCGCTCTCGCGCTCGCCCTCGCCGCGCCGCTCGCCTCGGCGCAGGACGCTCCTCCTCCCGAGGAGAAGCCAACCAAGATCACCGCCGACCTCGCCTACATCATGACCGACGGCAACACGGAGACGACGTCGATCACGGGCGGCGAGAAGATCACGCACAAGCTCACGAAGTGGGCCTTCCTGCAGGAGGCCCGGGCGGTGTGGGGCGAGACGGACGGCGTCGAGACGGCCGGGCGCTATGACGCGACCCTGCGCGGCGACTACCTCTTCTCGGAGCGCCTCTCCCTGTTCGCCATGGGCGTGTGGCGACGGAACGTGTTCGCCGGAATCCGCCGCCAGTTCGAAGAGGGCGTGGGACTCTCGTGGCACGCGGTCATGGGGAAGCCCCACGTGCTCGACTTCGAAGTGGGCGGGGGTTTGCTCCAGCGCCAGAACACGATTGGGCCGGACGACGACTTCGCCACCGGGCGGGCGGCGTTCCTCTACCAGTTCTACTTCACCGAGAAGGCCTACTTCGAGGCCCGGAGCGCGTACCTCTTGGGACTCGAGGACTCCGACGACAGCCAGCTCGAAGCGCGGTTCGCGCTCCTCGCGCCGCTCGGTGGCAGCTTCTCGGTCAAGCTGGGATACGACCTCTTCTATCGTGCGGAGCCTTCGCCCGGGCTCGAGGACCTCGACACCACGCTCAGCGCCGGGCTCCAGTTCGTTCGCTGA
- the mscL gene encoding large conductance mechanosensitive channel protein MscL yields MANPVPFDPTKRAASFLEEFKAFALKGNVVDLAVAVVIGGAFGKIVDSFVKNIVMPLISLVIPGDQAYVNWKFVAGEKEIPYGLFLGEVVNFILVAFAIFILLVKLVGSMIKKRTTEAAEPPAPSAEVTLLTEIRDRLPAR; encoded by the coding sequence ATGGCCAACCCCGTTCCGTTCGATCCGACGAAGAGAGCCGCATCGTTCCTGGAGGAGTTCAAGGCGTTCGCCCTGAAGGGCAACGTCGTCGATCTCGCCGTCGCCGTCGTGATCGGCGGCGCGTTCGGCAAGATCGTCGACTCCTTCGTGAAGAACATCGTGATGCCACTGATCAGCCTCGTGATACCGGGCGATCAGGCGTACGTGAACTGGAAGTTCGTGGCGGGGGAGAAGGAGATCCCGTACGGGCTCTTCCTCGGGGAGGTCGTGAACTTCATCCTCGTCGCCTTCGCGATCTTCATCCTGCTCGTGAAGCTCGTGGGCTCGATGATCAAGAAGCGGACGACGGAGGCCGCCGAGCCTCCGGCCCCGTCCGCCGAGGTGACGCTGCTCACGGAGATCCGGGACCGGTTGCCGGCGCGCTAG
- a CDS encoding M48 family metallopeptidase, with protein sequence MNTRVRWGWVAVLGCLVLLTSPALGAKTTKIEGLLEYRKQGFIVVDGQRIQPAPKMKFKGTGSAKNFDTIPAGWEIRAEGARQTDGTILASKMDARPNGSAMFEGDVLQATNQAEQSFVKAGKIADQGADGKEQVIGELKTTGPEVDRARRIVDRLLPAYVDRKSVRVYVVDNKEWNAMAMANYSIYVFSGIMKDLDDDELAVVLGHEIAHATYEHSRKQAKKGMYSQIGGTAAAFGVSQMGDGIVKDAAGIGVAVGSTTFNNVYSRDYEDQADRVGLRYVYEARYDYTKAPKLWRRFAEKYGDQNAVENFFFGDHSLSTKRADALEKEIKNNYSNRAKDPPTTTAAKAPATTKTTTTTK encoded by the coding sequence ATGAACACACGAGTTCGATGGGGATGGGTGGCGGTTCTCGGTTGCCTGGTTCTTCTCACGTCACCCGCCCTTGGCGCCAAGACGACCAAGATCGAGGGGCTCCTCGAGTACCGCAAGCAGGGATTCATCGTGGTGGATGGGCAGCGCATCCAGCCGGCCCCCAAGATGAAGTTCAAGGGAACCGGGAGCGCCAAGAACTTCGATACCATCCCGGCGGGGTGGGAGATCCGCGCCGAGGGCGCGCGGCAGACGGACGGAACGATCCTCGCCTCGAAGATGGACGCGCGGCCGAACGGCTCGGCGATGTTCGAAGGCGACGTGCTCCAGGCCACGAACCAGGCGGAGCAGTCCTTCGTGAAGGCGGGCAAGATCGCCGACCAGGGGGCGGACGGCAAGGAGCAGGTGATCGGCGAGCTCAAGACGACCGGACCCGAGGTGGATCGCGCGCGCCGGATCGTGGACCGGCTCCTGCCCGCGTACGTGGATCGGAAGAGCGTTCGCGTGTACGTCGTCGACAACAAGGAATGGAACGCCATGGCCATGGCGAACTACTCCATCTACGTGTTCAGCGGCATCATGAAGGACCTGGATGACGACGAGCTGGCCGTGGTTCTCGGCCACGAGATCGCGCACGCCACCTACGAGCACAGCCGCAAGCAGGCGAAGAAGGGAATGTACAGCCAGATCGGGGGGACGGCCGCCGCGTTCGGGGTGTCTCAGATGGGAGACGGGATCGTGAAGGACGCGGCGGGCATCGGCGTGGCGGTCGGGTCGACCACGTTCAACAACGTGTACAGCCGCGACTACGAGGACCAGGCCGACCGGGTGGGGCTCCGGTACGTCTACGAGGCCCGGTACGACTACACCAAGGCTCCCAAGCTATGGCGCCGGTTCGCGGAGAAGTACGGGGACCAGAACGCGGTCGAGAACTTCTTCTTCGGCGACCACTCGCTCAGCACGAAGCGCGCGGACGCACTGGAAAAGGAGATCAAGAACAACTACAGCAATCGCGCCAAGGATCCGCCCACGACCACCGCGGCGAAGGCGCCGGCCACAACGAAGACGACGACAACGACGAAGTAA